A DNA window from Bos javanicus breed banteng chromosome 10, ARS-OSU_banteng_1.0, whole genome shotgun sequence contains the following coding sequences:
- the PTGDR gene encoding prostaglandin D2 receptor, with protein MRPLFYRCHNTTSVEKGNSATMGGVLFSTGLVGNLLALGLLARSGLGSCPPRSPRPPPSVFYVLVFGLTITDLLGKCLVSPFVLSAYAQNRSLRELVPGSDSSLCQAFAFIMSFFGLASTLQLLAMALECWLSLGHPFFHRRHLTPRRGAMVAPVVGAFCLAFCALPLVGFGKFVQYCPGTWCFFQMVHEERSLSVLSYSVLYASLMLLLVLAIVLCNLSAMRNLYAMHLRLRGLLRPGSRERAEPGAGEREATPLHLEELDHLLLLALMTVLFTMCSLPLIYRAYYGAFKAVPEQNGTTEETEDLRALRFLSVISIVDPWIFIIFRTSVFRMFFRKIFIRPLIYRNWHSNSCQTNMESSL; from the exons ATGAGGCCGCTGTTTTACCGCTGCCACAACACCACGTCGGTGGAGAAGGGCAATTCGGCGACGATGGGCGGGGTGCTCTTCAGCACGGGCCTCGTGGGCAACCTGCTGGCCCTGGGACTCCTGGCGCGCTCCGGTCTGGGGTCGTGCCCGCCGCGCTCGCCGCGCCCGCCGCCCTCCGTCTTCTACGTGCTGGTGTTCGGCCTGACGATCACAGACCTCCTGGGCAAGTGTCTAGTGAGCCCCTTCGTGCTGTCCGCCTACGCGCAGAACCGGAGCCTGCGGGAGCTGGTGCCCGGATCGGACAGCTCTCTGTGCCAAGCCTTCGCCTTCATCATGTCCTTCTTCGGGCTCGCCTCGACGCTGCAGCTGCTGGCCATGGCCCTGGAGTGCTGGCTCTCCCTGGGGCACCCCTTCTTCCATCGACGGCACCTCACCCCGCGCCGGGGTGCAATGGTGGCGCCGGTGGTGGGCGCCTTCTGCCTCGCTTTCTGCGCGCTGCCCTTGGTGGGCTTTGGGAAGTTTGTGCAGTACTGCCCTGGCACCTGGTGCTTCTTCCAGATGGTCCACGAGGAGCGCTCGCTGTCGGTGCTGAGCTACTCGGTGCTCTACGCCagcctcatgctgctgctggtgctcgCCATCGTGCTGTGCAACCTGAGCGCCATGCGCAACCTCTATGCCATGCACCTGCGGCTGCGGGGACTCCTGCGCCCTGGCTCCAGGGAACGCGCCGAGCCGGGCGCCGGCGAGAGGGAGGCGACCCCGCTGCACCTGGAGGAGCTGGATCACCTCCTGCTGCTAGCCCTCATGACGGTGCTCTTCACCATGTGCTCCCTGCCTTTAATT taTCGTGCTTACTATGGAGCGTTTAAAGCTGTTCCTGAGCAAAATGGAaccactgaagaaactgaagacctCCGAGCCTTGCGCTTTCTCTCTGTGATCTCAATTGTGGACCCTTGGATTTTCATCATTTTCAGAACATCAGTGTTTCGAATGTTTTTTCGCAAGATTTTCATAAGGCCCCTTATATATAGAAATTGGCACAGCAATTCTTGCCAAACTAACATGGAATCCAGTCTATAA